From a region of the Prevotella melaninogenica genome:
- the deoC gene encoding deoxyribose-phosphate aldolase, whose protein sequence is MGTIKDTVSKDIQAQKAGGIVEKSEYEQALSQYNLNITDEEVKAAVTKIIAEKVSENDNLEVKKFLLGSVELTTLSTTDTEEKVLEMVEKVNRFDSEYPDLPHVAALCAYPCFTKLMADSLEVDGVDITNVTGNFPSSQTFLEVKTIETALAIKDGATHIDIVMPVGKFLSGDYEGVCDTINELKQVCGDIPMKVILETGDLGNASAIKTASLLSMYAGADYIKTSTGKEKISATPESVYVMCQAIKEYYDKTGIQIGLKPAGGINTVMDAVIYYTIVKEVLGEKWLTNYWFRMGTSRLTNLLLSEIIGTETKFF, encoded by the coding sequence ATGGGAACAATTAAAGACACTGTTTCAAAAGACATCCAGGCGCAAAAAGCCGGTGGAATCGTCGAAAAAAGCGAGTACGAACAAGCCTTATCACAGTACAACCTCAACATCACTGACGAGGAAGTTAAGGCTGCCGTGACAAAGATTATTGCGGAGAAAGTATCAGAGAACGACAACCTTGAAGTAAAAAAATTCCTCTTAGGTAGCGTTGAGCTTACCACGCTTAGCACTACAGACACAGAAGAAAAGGTATTAGAAATGGTTGAGAAAGTAAACCGTTTTGACTCTGAATATCCTGATTTACCACATGTTGCAGCCCTCTGCGCTTACCCTTGCTTCACAAAGTTGATGGCAGATAGCCTTGAAGTAGACGGCGTTGACATAACAAATGTAACAGGAAACTTCCCTTCTTCACAGACTTTCTTGGAGGTGAAAACCATCGAGACAGCCCTTGCAATCAAGGACGGAGCTACTCATATCGACATCGTTATGCCTGTAGGTAAGTTCCTTTCAGGCGATTACGAGGGCGTTTGCGACACCATCAACGAACTTAAGCAAGTGTGTGGAGATATTCCAATGAAGGTCATTCTTGAGACTGGCGATCTTGGCAATGCAAGTGCTATCAAGACCGCATCCCTACTCTCTATGTACGCAGGTGCCGATTATATAAAGACAAGTACAGGTAAGGAGAAGATTAGCGCAACCCCAGAGTCTGTATATGTAATGTGTCAGGCTATCAAGGAGTACTATGATAAGACAGGTATACAGATTGGTTTAAAGCCTGCTGGTGGCATCAATACTGTCATGGATGCAGTAATCTACTATACCATTGTTAAGGAGGTCTTAGGCGAGAAATGGCTCACAAACTACTGGTTCCGCATGGGCACAAGCCGTCTTACTAACCTCTTGTTAAGTGAAATCATTGGTACGGAGACTAAGTTCTTCTAA
- a CDS encoding MFS transporter encodes MFGDKNRPMKLSNKIEEGNEERTALGILLTISFCHLLDDTMHSMLPAIYPMLKDEFGLSFFQVGIITLVLQLTSSIIQPFVGLYADKHHGWWQLPVSMVFTLIGIFMLSYADSFLVILLSVSLFGLGSSIFHPQGSQVAQQASGGRNGLAQSIFQVGGNGGFAAGPLFAALIVIPVGLSGVRWFAFIALLLAVILIYIGKWHVKQLKVVRKRSRARWTTAKAYTRNQIYGFVFILFVLMFSKNFYTESMVSYFTFFLIEKFGVSIQTSQLCLFVFLAAEVVGTLLGGWIGDRYGRKYVIWFSIFGAAPFTIMLPYVGSLAGTIILSAIIGLIIASAFSAILVYATDLMPNHIGTIAGIFYGLSFGLGGLGSTFFGWLADQTSILFVFKVSTLLPLLGIIAVYLPKMKRE; translated from the coding sequence ATGTTCGGAGATAAAAACAGACCAATGAAGCTAAGTAATAAAATAGAAGAAGGAAACGAAGAACGTACAGCCTTGGGCATTCTGCTCACGATAAGTTTTTGTCATCTGTTAGATGATACAATGCATTCGATGCTCCCAGCAATTTATCCGATGTTGAAAGATGAGTTTGGATTATCCTTCTTTCAAGTCGGAATCATAACGTTGGTGCTACAGCTAACCTCTTCCATCATCCAACCCTTCGTCGGACTCTATGCTGATAAGCATCATGGTTGGTGGCAGTTGCCTGTGAGTATGGTGTTCACGCTTATAGGAATCTTTATGCTTTCGTATGCCGATAGTTTCCTCGTTATCTTATTATCTGTATCATTGTTCGGCTTAGGCTCTTCTATTTTCCATCCGCAGGGTTCGCAAGTAGCACAGCAAGCCTCTGGTGGTCGCAATGGTTTAGCACAAAGTATTTTCCAGGTAGGAGGCAATGGCGGCTTTGCAGCAGGACCATTGTTTGCAGCCTTGATAGTGATACCAGTTGGTCTGAGTGGTGTACGATGGTTTGCGTTTATTGCCCTTCTTTTAGCCGTCATACTAATTTACATAGGAAAATGGCATGTAAAACAATTAAAGGTCGTTCGTAAACGCAGCAGGGCACGATGGACAACAGCAAAGGCATATACGCGTAATCAGATTTATGGTTTTGTGTTTATCCTCTTCGTGTTGATGTTCTCCAAGAACTTTTATACAGAGAGTATGGTTAGCTATTTCACCTTCTTTCTGATAGAGAAGTTCGGGGTATCTATTCAAACATCCCAACTCTGCCTGTTTGTTTTCTTAGCAGCAGAAGTTGTCGGAACTCTTCTTGGAGGCTGGATAGGCGACCGCTACGGACGTAAATACGTGATATGGTTCTCTATCTTTGGGGCAGCACCCTTCACAATCATGCTCCCATATGTGGGTAGTCTTGCTGGAACAATCATTTTATCAGCCATCATTGGACTCATTATAGCATCAGCCTTTTCAGCAATATTGGTTTATGCAACCGACCTTATGCCTAATCATATCGGTACGATAGCTGGAATCTTCTATGGACTTTCATTTGGTCTTGGTGGACTTGGAAGTACCTTCTTTGGTTGGTTAGCCGATCAGACAAGTATTCTCTTTGTCTTTAAAGTTAGCACATTACTCCCATTGTTAGGTATTATAGCCGTCTATTTGCCAAAGATGAAGCGTGAGTAA
- a CDS encoding nucleotide pyrophosphohydrolase, protein MTIEEAQQAVDKWIKENGVRYFSELTNMACLTEEVGELARVMARTYGDQSFKEGEKANLGEEMADVLWVLLCLANQTGVNLTEELHKSFDKKTKRDKDRHKNNPKLK, encoded by the coding sequence ATGACAATAGAAGAAGCACAACAAGCCGTTGACAAATGGATAAAAGAAAACGGTGTACGCTATTTTAGCGAATTAACCAACATGGCTTGCCTCACAGAAGAGGTAGGAGAATTAGCTCGTGTAATGGCTCGTACCTACGGAGACCAGAGCTTCAAGGAGGGTGAGAAAGCCAATTTGGGAGAAGAAATGGCTGATGTCCTATGGGTTCTACTCTGTCTTGCCAACCAAACTGGCGTCAATCTCACAGAAGAATTACATAAGAGTTTTGACAAGAAAACCAAGCGTGACAAGGATAGACACAAGAACAATCCTAAATTAAAATAA
- the dtd gene encoding D-aminoacyl-tRNA deacylase, translating into MRIVIQRVSHASVTINQQVKSSIGMGFLILLGIGKDDTEEDINWLVKKIIGLRIFDDEMGVMNRSIMDINGEILVVSQFTLMASYKKGNRPSWIHAAPHELSIPLYNRFCDALSEAMGKPVGTGEFGADMKVELLNDGPVTICMDTKNKE; encoded by the coding sequence ATGAGAATTGTAATACAACGTGTTAGCCATGCCTCTGTTACTATCAATCAGCAAGTAAAGTCTTCTATTGGTATGGGGTTCCTTATCCTATTAGGTATTGGTAAAGACGATACTGAAGAAGATATCAACTGGTTGGTAAAGAAGATCATAGGTTTGCGTATTTTCGACGATGAAATGGGCGTAATGAATCGCAGCATCATGGATATTAATGGCGAAATTCTCGTTGTTTCACAGTTTACACTTATGGCAAGCTATAAGAAAGGGAACCGTCCAAGCTGGATCCATGCCGCCCCACACGAACTCTCTATTCCGCTATATAACCGCTTCTGTGACGCTCTAAGCGAAGCTATGGGGAAACCTGTAGGCACAGGAGAGTTCGGTGCAGACATGAAAGTAGAGCTGTTAAATGATGGTCCTGTAACAATCTGTATGGATACAAAGAATAAGGAATAG
- a CDS encoding transporter has protein sequence MAQDTEDYSPDAPGATTGVGIMPQGKIDWETGIGLEWDRRNGEHAHTFTINTSMFRLGLTPQAEVRLQIDECITHTPEGNFGGIANAAIGTKIKVYEGGKILPKVAFMGTMLIPGGSNAHYLPKHLGFQAHLLFENELSSKFTLGYDLGGEWNGDTESPDIFFGANLTYQPSEKWSFFVESYNRYNSKRQDDWAKPGQDSHFNFMSEVGVDYKVSPRLHLNAFYDISFNEFSRYSNIGLGIAWLIN, from the coding sequence ATGGCACAAGACACTGAAGATTATTCGCCAGATGCCCCTGGTGCTACGACTGGTGTCGGGATTATGCCACAAGGAAAGATTGACTGGGAAACTGGTATCGGACTTGAATGGGACAGAAGAAACGGTGAACACGCACATACTTTCACTATCAATACATCTATGTTTCGTCTTGGACTGACTCCACAAGCGGAGGTAAGACTACAGATTGATGAATGTATAACCCATACGCCTGAAGGGAATTTTGGGGGTATTGCGAATGCCGCTATTGGTACAAAAATCAAGGTTTATGAGGGTGGGAAGATACTTCCTAAGGTTGCTTTTATGGGTACGATGCTCATCCCTGGCGGTAGTAACGCACACTATCTACCCAAGCATTTGGGCTTTCAAGCTCACCTCTTGTTCGAAAATGAGCTGAGTAGTAAGTTCACCTTAGGCTATGACTTGGGAGGAGAATGGAACGGAGACACTGAGAGTCCTGACATTTTCTTTGGTGCCAACCTCACTTATCAACCGTCAGAGAAATGGAGTTTCTTCGTTGAGAGCTATAATAGATATAACTCAAAACGACAGGACGATTGGGCTAAACCAGGACAAGACAGCCACTTCAACTTTATGAGTGAAGTCGGAGTGGATTATAAGGTTTCACCACGACTGCACTTAAACGCTTTCTACGACATATCTTTCAACGAGTTCTCACGATATAGTAATATTGGTTTGGGCATTGCGTGGCTAATAAACTAA
- the mnmG gene encoding tRNA uridine-5-carboxymethylaminomethyl(34) synthesis enzyme MnmG, which translates to MKFKYDVLVIGGGHAGCEAATAAANLGANTCLVTMDMNKIGQMSCNPAVGGIAKGQIVREIDALGGYMGLVTDATAIQFRMLNRSKGPAVWSPRAQCDRGKFIWEWRTILDHTDNLDIFQDQADELLVDNGKVLGIKTIWGIDIYARTVVITVGTFLNGLMHIGKRKVEGGRCAEPAVHNFTESITRHGIRADRMKTGTPVRIDRRSVHFDEMEPQPGETDYHQFSFYGPHRHLPQLPCWTCNTNEEAHEVLRRGVADSPLFNGQIQSTGPRYCPSIETKLVTFPDKNSHPLFLEPEGVDTNEMYLNGFSSSMPWEVQLDAIHKIPALRDAKIYRPGYAIEYDYFDPTQLKQSLESKVIEGLFFAGQVNGTTGYEEAGGQGLVAGINAALLCAGKDPFVMNRDESYIGVLIDDLTTKGVDEPYRMFTSRAEYRILLRQDDADARLTERAYNIGIAKQDRYDWWMQKKEHIDRILDFCNNTSVKPDVVNGFLEHLGTSPIKGATKIVDLVARPQVNFENLSAVIPSLKEAIEASPNRKEEIAEAAEIKLKYKGYIDRERVFAEKMRRLEDIKIKGHFKYSELHDLSTECRQKLEQIQPETLAQASRIPGVSPSDINVLLVLMGR; encoded by the coding sequence ATGAAATTCAAGTATGATGTACTTGTTATCGGCGGTGGACACGCAGGTTGTGAGGCTGCTACAGCAGCTGCTAACTTGGGTGCAAACACTTGTTTGGTAACAATGGATATGAATAAAATCGGTCAGATGAGCTGTAATCCTGCCGTCGGAGGTATAGCCAAAGGTCAGATAGTCAGAGAGATAGACGCTCTCGGAGGCTATATGGGACTGGTAACCGATGCTACAGCGATTCAGTTTCGTATGCTGAACCGATCAAAGGGACCTGCTGTTTGGAGTCCACGAGCGCAGTGTGACCGTGGTAAATTTATCTGGGAATGGCGCACAATACTCGACCATACGGACAACCTCGACATCTTTCAGGATCAAGCCGACGAGTTGTTGGTAGATAATGGTAAAGTGTTGGGTATCAAAACGATATGGGGTATTGACATCTATGCACGTACAGTGGTTATCACTGTGGGAACCTTCCTTAACGGACTGATGCATATCGGTAAGCGAAAGGTGGAGGGTGGACGATGTGCAGAGCCTGCTGTTCACAACTTTACCGAGAGCATTACGCGCCATGGGATTCGTGCTGATCGCATGAAGACGGGTACGCCTGTGCGCATTGACCGCCGTTCGGTACACTTTGATGAGATGGAACCACAACCGGGAGAGACCGATTATCATCAGTTCTCTTTCTATGGTCCGCATCGCCATCTACCACAATTGCCATGCTGGACGTGTAACACGAACGAGGAAGCACATGAGGTGTTGCGACGTGGAGTGGCTGATTCTCCCCTATTCAATGGGCAGATTCAGAGTACAGGTCCACGCTATTGTCCTTCGATTGAGACGAAACTCGTCACCTTCCCAGACAAGAATAGCCACCCGCTCTTCCTTGAACCAGAGGGCGTGGACACGAATGAAATGTATCTGAATGGCTTTTCTTCAAGTATGCCTTGGGAGGTACAGTTGGATGCTATACATAAGATTCCTGCCCTACGTGACGCTAAAATCTATCGTCCTGGCTATGCTATCGAGTATGATTACTTTGATCCAACACAGCTAAAGCAGTCTTTGGAGTCGAAAGTAATCGAGGGTTTGTTCTTTGCTGGGCAGGTGAACGGTACGACTGGATACGAGGAAGCTGGCGGACAAGGCTTAGTGGCGGGTATCAATGCTGCCCTACTCTGCGCAGGTAAGGATCCTTTCGTGATGAACAGAGACGAGAGTTATATCGGTGTGTTGATTGATGACCTTACAACAAAGGGCGTTGATGAACCTTACCGTATGTTTACTTCGCGTGCGGAATACCGTATTCTCTTGCGCCAAGACGATGCAGATGCGCGTCTGACGGAGCGTGCTTATAATATAGGTATAGCTAAGCAGGACCGTTACGACTGGTGGATGCAGAAGAAGGAGCATATCGATCGTATTCTTGATTTCTGTAACAACACTTCTGTAAAGCCTGATGTTGTAAACGGTTTCTTGGAGCATTTGGGTACATCTCCTATAAAGGGAGCAACGAAGATAGTAGACCTTGTGGCACGTCCACAGGTTAACTTCGAGAACCTTTCGGCTGTTATTCCAAGCCTTAAAGAGGCCATCGAGGCTTCGCCTAACCGTAAAGAAGAGATTGCTGAGGCTGCAGAAATCAAGCTAAAGTACAAAGGCTATATCGACCGTGAGCGTGTATTTGCTGAGAAAATGCGTCGTCTTGAAGACATTAAAATCAAAGGACACTTCAAGTATAGTGAGCTACACGACCTCTCAACCGAGTGCCGACAGAAGTTAGAACAGATTCAACCGGAGACGCTTGCACAAGCAAGTCGTATTCCAGGAGTGAGCCCAAGCGACATTAATGTCCTGCTTGTACTCATGGGAAGATAA
- a CDS encoding beta-N-acetylglucosaminidase domain-containing protein: MKQKKLLVTFALGMCALTAAHAQDNDFDLGSQRSEVQLVNPVPGKKIDHQGLVINPTPRYVKLTGEGTVDISGGVKLDQPQPARKQSWDYWTDLNFLSRADKGLPMKIQLVKIPVVMDKNGQSSATADGAYTLKITKKGITLQAANDLGVFYGIQTLRQIMENPSVEGGRKLPCLEINDAPVFAYRGVVEGFYGTPWSHAVRLSLIDFYGKYKMNTYIYGPKDDPYHSSPNWRLPYPENEMKDIKELVAACKKNRVDFVWAIHPGKDIKWNEEDYQNLMHKLDLMYQAGVKSFAIFFDDISGEGTNPNRQVELLNRLTKEFVKAKGDVAPLIICPTDYSKLWAKADENGPLSIYGKTLDPSVRVFWTGDVVCSDVTKSTLDWVDSRIKRPAFFWWNYAVTDYVRNLVLQGPVYGLDTSLTAKDMCGLVSNPMEHGEASKLSLYSVADYTWNPSDYNPIDSWERGLEVMMPRAKDAYRTFAIHSADTETGYRRDESWETETFRLADYTKEKRDKLYQEFERVAKAPAEIEAGCTDNLLIKELKPWLTEFAKLGERGKNAIELMDLYRSGDNLKFWSKYVKSRMSAEDKKAYEAHKSGTMKLQPFYDFAMDDLGDAFYEKLSGEKAFTLRGIGSYKNLKTTQAGLMFDGDSITHYTSGEAQKAGDWMGVALPEPMAVREVHILQGRNSTDDCDFYDHAALEYSVDGKTWNTMLGDMKNQYDILWQGEPVQARYIRLRRLDSDRKNWAAIRSFVVTPAGAASLEFANSKAGANDVLRAFDHQPGTSFKNTGAVSFEVPAGMTSYTFMLSLPEGGSVRVCQYDKRNKLKAEFTSNEPFFTVDVAKKVTRMELIGKAEVFEIIPKK; encoded by the coding sequence ATGAAACAAAAGAAACTTTTAGTGACCTTTGCTTTGGGCATGTGTGCCCTTACGGCAGCTCATGCACAGGATAATGACTTCGATTTAGGCAGTCAGCGTTCGGAAGTGCAGTTAGTTAATCCTGTTCCTGGTAAGAAGATTGACCATCAGGGACTCGTTATTAATCCTACACCACGTTACGTGAAACTGACAGGTGAGGGAACAGTAGACATCAGTGGTGGTGTTAAACTTGACCAACCGCAGCCTGCTCGTAAGCAGAGTTGGGACTATTGGACTGATCTTAACTTCCTTTCTCGTGCTGACAAGGGTCTTCCAATGAAGATACAATTAGTAAAGATACCAGTGGTTATGGATAAGAATGGTCAGAGTAGTGCTACTGCTGACGGTGCCTACACACTGAAAATTACTAAGAAGGGAATCACACTTCAGGCTGCTAATGACTTAGGAGTGTTCTATGGTATACAGACTTTGCGCCAGATTATGGAGAATCCATCCGTAGAAGGTGGGAGGAAACTTCCTTGTTTGGAAATCAATGATGCACCAGTATTTGCCTATCGTGGTGTTGTTGAGGGTTTCTATGGTACACCATGGTCACATGCAGTGCGCCTTTCGTTGATAGACTTCTACGGTAAGTATAAGATGAATACTTATATCTATGGACCAAAGGACGACCCTTATCACAGTTCTCCTAACTGGCGTCTGCCTTATCCAGAGAATGAGATGAAGGACATCAAGGAACTTGTTGCAGCCTGCAAGAAGAACCGTGTAGACTTCGTTTGGGCCATTCATCCAGGTAAGGATATCAAGTGGAACGAGGAAGACTATCAGAATCTTATGCACAAACTTGACCTCATGTATCAAGCTGGTGTTAAGTCATTTGCTATCTTCTTTGATGATATTTCAGGTGAGGGAACCAACCCTAACCGACAAGTTGAGTTGTTGAATCGTTTGACAAAGGAGTTTGTAAAGGCGAAGGGTGACGTTGCTCCGCTGATTATTTGTCCTACAGACTATTCTAAGTTGTGGGCAAAGGCAGACGAGAATGGTCCTTTGAGCATCTATGGTAAGACCCTCGACCCATCTGTACGTGTGTTCTGGACAGGCGATGTTGTTTGTAGCGATGTGACAAAGAGTACACTCGATTGGGTCGACAGTCGTATCAAGCGTCCTGCTTTCTTCTGGTGGAACTATGCCGTAACAGACTATGTTCGTAACCTTGTCTTGCAGGGTCCTGTCTATGGTTTGGACACTTCGCTCACCGCAAAAGATATGTGTGGACTCGTCAGCAACCCAATGGAGCATGGAGAAGCTTCAAAACTCTCTCTCTATAGTGTAGCTGATTATACATGGAATCCATCTGATTATAACCCAATCGACAGTTGGGAGCGTGGCTTGGAAGTAATGATGCCACGTGCAAAGGATGCTTACCGCACCTTTGCTATCCATTCTGCCGATACGGAGACAGGCTATCGTCGTGACGAATCTTGGGAAACTGAGACCTTCCGTTTAGCTGATTACACCAAGGAAAAGCGTGATAAACTCTATCAGGAGTTCGAACGTGTGGCTAAAGCACCTGCTGAGATTGAGGCTGGTTGCACTGATAATCTCTTGATAAAGGAGCTAAAACCTTGGCTGACTGAGTTTGCTAAGTTAGGCGAACGTGGTAAGAATGCTATCGAATTGATGGACCTCTATCGTAGTGGTGACAACTTGAAGTTCTGGAGTAAGTATGTTAAGAGCCGTATGTCTGCAGAAGATAAGAAAGCTTACGAGGCTCATAAGTCGGGTACTATGAAGTTGCAGCCATTCTATGACTTCGCTATGGACGACCTCGGTGATGCCTTCTATGAGAAGCTTTCAGGTGAAAAGGCATTCACACTACGTGGTATCGGATCTTATAAGAATCTTAAAACTACCCAAGCTGGTTTGATGTTCGATGGCGACAGCATAACACATTACACCTCTGGTGAGGCTCAGAAGGCTGGCGACTGGATGGGTGTAGCCCTCCCTGAACCAATGGCAGTACGTGAGGTGCATATCCTTCAGGGGCGTAACTCTACTGATGATTGTGACTTCTACGACCATGCAGCACTTGAGTATTCTGTTGATGGCAAGACATGGAATACCATGTTGGGCGATATGAAGAACCAGTATGATATTCTTTGGCAGGGTGAACCAGTGCAGGCACGTTACATCCGTCTCCGTCGTCTTGACTCAGACCGTAAGAACTGGGCTGCTATTCGCTCGTTCGTTGTGACTCCTGCTGGTGCAGCATCACTCGAGTTTGCTAATTCTAAGGCTGGAGCAAATGATGTTCTCCGTGCGTTCGACCATCAGCCCGGTACATCTTTCAAGAATACAGGTGCTGTTTCATTTGAAGTTCCAGCGGGTATGACATCTTATACCTTCATGCTTTCATTGCCAGAGGGTGGTTCTGTTCGTGTTTGCCAGTACGATAAGCGTAATAAGTTGAAGGCTGAGTTCACTTCTAATGAACCTTTCTTTACAGTTGATGTTGCCAAGAAAGTTACTCGTATGGAGCTGATAGGCAAGGCAGAAGTGTTCGAGATTATTCCGAAGAAGTAA
- the uvrC gene encoding excinuclease ABC subunit UvrC, with product MNKEDNLKRTAYLKNIVLNMPEKPGTYQFYDNEKTIIYVGKAKNLKRRVSSYFHKEVDRFKTKVLVSKIHDISYSVVKTEEDALLIENQLIKQYKPKYNVLLKDGKTYPSICVTNEHFPRIFKTRTINKRYGTFYGPYSHIGSMHAILDIIKKVYKPRTCRFPITKEGIEQGKYKPCLEYHLHNCGAPCINKQSYEDYQEAIKQAREVLKGNTRDVQKLLKQEMEKYAEELRFEEAELCKQCYLALDNFAAKSEIVSHTITDVDVFTIVSDDTRKNAFINYIHVTNGAINQSFTYEYKRKLDESDEELLNEAIPEIRERFNSTAKEIIVPFELDFKVKGAEFFIPQRGDKHHLLELSEMNAKQYKFDRLKQTEKLNPEQKQTRLMRELQDKLKLSKLPYHIECFDNSNISGSDAVAGCIVYKGMKPSKKDYRKYNIKTVVGPDDYASMQEVVRRRYSRMQEEGTPLPDLIITDGGKGQMEVVREVVEDELHLSIPIAGLAKDDRHHTNELLFGFPQQTIALDIKGELFKVLTQIQDEVHRYAISFHRDKRSKTQLHSELDDIKGIGLKTKDALLKKLKTVKHIKEADLQELTEVIGASKATIVYNYFHANQ from the coding sequence ATGAATAAAGAAGATAACTTGAAGCGAACTGCTTATCTTAAGAACATTGTTCTCAATATGCCTGAGAAACCAGGCACATATCAATTCTATGATAATGAGAAAACAATCATCTATGTTGGCAAGGCGAAGAACCTTAAACGACGTGTATCGTCCTATTTCCATAAAGAGGTTGACCGTTTTAAAACGAAGGTGTTGGTTTCTAAGATTCATGACATTTCATATTCTGTAGTCAAAACAGAAGAAGATGCACTTCTTATAGAGAATCAACTTATCAAGCAATACAAGCCTAAATACAACGTATTGCTCAAAGATGGTAAGACTTACCCAAGTATTTGCGTAACGAATGAGCACTTCCCACGTATATTCAAAACACGTACTATCAATAAACGTTATGGTACTTTTTATGGTCCATATAGTCATATTGGAAGTATGCATGCGATTCTTGATATTATTAAGAAGGTATATAAACCGCGCACTTGTCGCTTCCCTATCACGAAAGAAGGTATCGAACAGGGAAAATATAAGCCTTGCTTAGAGTACCATTTACATAACTGTGGAGCACCATGTATCAATAAACAGAGTTATGAAGATTATCAAGAAGCAATAAAACAAGCACGTGAAGTATTAAAAGGGAATACTCGTGATGTGCAGAAACTCCTAAAACAGGAAATGGAGAAATATGCGGAGGAATTGCGATTTGAAGAAGCTGAATTATGTAAACAGTGTTATTTAGCCCTCGATAACTTCGCAGCAAAGAGCGAAATTGTAAGCCATACGATTACAGATGTCGATGTTTTCACTATTGTAAGTGATGATACACGAAAGAATGCGTTTATTAATTATATCCATGTAACTAATGGTGCAATCAATCAAAGCTTTACTTATGAATACAAAAGAAAGCTCGATGAATCCGATGAAGAGTTGCTGAATGAGGCTATTCCAGAGATACGTGAACGCTTTAATAGCACCGCAAAGGAGATTATCGTACCTTTTGAACTTGATTTTAAAGTAAAAGGTGCTGAATTCTTCATACCTCAACGTGGTGATAAGCATCATCTATTAGAACTCTCTGAGATGAATGCTAAACAGTATAAGTTCGACCGATTAAAACAGACAGAAAAGCTAAATCCAGAACAGAAACAGACACGTTTAATGCGAGAACTCCAAGATAAGCTGAAGTTATCGAAGCTTCCTTACCACATAGAGTGCTTCGATAATTCAAATATCTCAGGTTCTGACGCTGTTGCTGGCTGCATAGTATATAAAGGAATGAAGCCTTCTAAGAAGGATTATCGCAAATACAACATAAAGACTGTAGTAGGTCCTGATGACTACGCATCCATGCAGGAGGTTGTAAGACGACGTTACAGCCGTATGCAAGAAGAAGGAACTCCCCTACCCGATCTCATCATTACCGACGGTGGAAAGGGTCAAATGGAGGTTGTCAGAGAGGTTGTTGAAGACGAACTCCACCTCAGTATTCCGATTGCAGGACTTGCAAAAGACGACCGTCACCACACAAACGAACTCCTCTTCGGCTTCCCTCAGCAGACAATAGCACTCGACATCAAGGGCGAACTCTTCAAAGTTCTTACCCAAATACAGGACGAAGTGCATCGTTATGCTATATCTTTCCATCGAGACAAACGTTCTAAAACACAGCTACACAGCGAGTTAGATGATATAAAAGGTATCGGACTAAAGACAAAGGATGCACTTTTAAAGAAACTGAAAACAGTAAAACACATAAAAGAAGCTGATTTACAAGAACTTACAGAAGTAATAGGAGCAAGCAAAGCAACTATTGTCTATAATTATTTCCACGCTAATCAGTAA
- a CDS encoding adenine phosphoribosyltransferase, with protein MNKKLLLDNLRCIPDWPIKGVNFRDVTTLFKSPEALQEITDEMVDLYKGKGVTKIVGIESRGFVMSSAVATRLGAGIVLCRKPGKLPCETIQESYQKEYGVDTIEIHKDAINENDVVLLHDDLLATGGTMKAACDLVKKFNPKKVYCNFIIELHSEFPNSRDQFDKDIEITSLLQF; from the coding sequence ATGAACAAAAAACTATTATTAGACAACCTGAGATGTATCCCGGATTGGCCTATTAAGGGTGTTAACTTCCGTGATGTGACTACCCTATTCAAGTCACCTGAAGCTCTTCAGGAAATTACTGACGAAATGGTTGATCTCTACAAAGGTAAGGGTGTAACCAAGATTGTGGGTATCGAGAGTCGTGGCTTCGTCATGTCTTCTGCCGTTGCCACCCGTTTGGGTGCTGGTATCGTGCTTTGCCGTAAGCCTGGTAAGCTTCCTTGTGAGACCATTCAGGAAAGTTATCAGAAGGAATATGGCGTAGACACAATCGAGATTCATAAGGATGCTATCAACGAGAATGACGTTGTCTTGCTCCATGATGACCTCCTTGCAACTGGTGGAACGATGAAGGCTGCATGTGACCTTGTTAAGAAGTTCAATCCTAAAAAGGTGTATTGTAACTTCATTATCGAACTCCATTCGGAATTTCCTAACAGTCGTGACCAGTTCGATAAGGATATTGAAATTACTTCTTTACTCCAATTCTAA